CTTACCACAGCTAATGTCGCATATGATAAGATCAGCAGCCCTATTTTTCTGTATTGCGCATATAGCTTCGAGTACCTATGTTTTGTAATTATAAAAATCATAGCAAATTTAGGCCTTAAAAAACATAAATCCGACAGGAGAAGCACATGGCTCCCAATAACTTGATCAATGAGAAAAGTCCCTATCTGTTGCAACACGCGCATAATCCGGTCGACTGGCATGCCTGGTCTGATGATACCTTCGAACTGGCCCGCCAACAAAACAAACCGGTATTTCTATCCATCGGCTATGCCACCTGTCACTGGTGCCATGTGATGGAAAAAGAGTCCTTTGAGGATGAAACTGCCGCCCGGCATCTAAATGACACCTTTATCTGTATTAAAGTCGACCGTGAGGAACGACCGGACATCGATGCGGTTTATATGGCCGTGTGTCAGATGCTAACCGGCAGTGGCGGCTGGCCCTTAAACCTCTTTTTAACACCCGACAAAAAGCCTTTTTTTGCTGCCACCTACATTCCCAAGAACAATCGTCATGGCCAGGCCGGCCTAATTGAATTGTGCGAACAGGTTAAAAAATTATGGCATTCACAGATGGACAAAGTGGAGAACTCGGCCAGCAGCATTGCCGCCGGCCTCGACCGCGCCTTCAGTTACACCTCAG
The DNA window shown above is from Desulfobacterales bacterium and carries:
- a CDS encoding DUF255 domain-containing protein; this translates as MAPNNLINEKSPYLLQHAHNPVDWHAWSDDTFELARQQNKPVFLSIGYATCHWCHVMEKESFEDETAARHLNDTFICIKVDREERPDIDAVYMAVCQMLTGSGGWPLNLFLTPDKKPFFAATYIPKNNRHGQAGLIELCEQVKKLWHSQMDKVENSASSIAAGLDRAFSYTSAEEPGESLLDHAYEVTWQNFDSKHGGFEGAPKFPTPHRLLF